A segment of the Elaeis guineensis isolate ETL-2024a chromosome 6, EG11, whole genome shotgun sequence genome:
TGTGCACATGGCAGTCAATCAGTCAATGGACTCAAATATTTTAAAGCAGCACATATTGTTATCACCAGATGTCACCAGCATATTCCAAAGCATTAGATTACTAATGGAGATGTGAAGTGCTGGAATTCCAAGTAACTGCTGGAAAGAGTTGCAAATATGCATTTAAACCGAATTGGCCTGATATATACTATTGCAATAGCTTACGATCCATATTATGACATATTCAACCCTGATATGCTTCTGTAGTCAATACTAAAACTGAAATACACACTTttcctggaaaaaaaaaaaaaaaaacttcacagCTTCATAGATAAAGCATCGGTGCTAGTTCCAGAGACACTAATTTGTATGGAAATGTTCTACCATCATGCCCCTTCACATCTTCTCTTCTATTACACTGGCCAGTTCTAGTCATCAGAAGATTGTCAAGGTTAATGGACGAATCATTTATTTATTGTGTCACAGGAACATGTTTAGAATTTATCCAAAGTCCAAATTATTCAGATCCATTCTAATTCTGTGTAGAATGCAATAATTATTCTACAGTAATTTCAGTAATAGCCATGTGGAAtgttttattcaaaacatcccaACAAATGGTCTGCTTCAAAAAGGAAAAACCAGATAACATTAACCAATAGTTCATTGTCTTATATCTTGATTACAGAACATTGCTGACCAAATTTTGCACACCAAGAGATGAATGCCAGTGACACTTGATGATATTCAAGCCAGCATCACTAAGATAGACTTTGATAAGTAGTTGatataatatgatcaaaatattattttgtagaaaATCAATCAATTGACAAGACAATTAGTAGTTTGATTGAACAAACTTACTGTTCCATGATTTATCCTCATCTTGTGACTTAATCACTTCTCTTTTCCTTTCCAACTTACATATAGCATTACCCAAGGATTTCATCTCCTCCACTTGGACATCTAACATTCCCATAAATGCCTCGAAGTACCCTTTTtctaataagaaaaagaaagcaagGCTGCCAGTCAAACATTAATTGTAGGATATTAGTGATtcaatgtcaaaaagaagagaaagattaGCATTAGAGAACCTTCATTTTTCGCATTTAACAATTCTTGACTTGCTTTAGCTGCAATAGCAGCAGCTGAGGCAGCTGCTTTTGCAGCTTCTGCTGCTTCCTCAGCCAGGCCTGATCTTGATATTTCATCTTTCTTGACATCATTTTCTTCTGCTACAACTTTTCGGATCCAGATTTTCAACCTAGGAATAATCACATTCTATAAAAGTAGATGTGTGAGAAGGAATTTGGAATTTTATGAATGATTCCAACTTGACTGCAGTAAATATATTACATGTCAATAAATTGTTTACAAACATCAAATAGGTTAGCATTATTATCTAAACTACCTAACAGCAAAAGCAGGCATGCAAAAACCAATTGGTACCTTGCAAAACAAAGCAGTTCCAGCTCCTGAAGCAGCAAGGACCCCAACAGCAAGAAAAGCATGGGACCAATGGAACCTGGTTTGCTGCAGGCTTGGAGCCATGATAACACCACCGACAGGAGCAGGTGATGGTTGTAATGTCTGGCTGGGAACTTGCAGATGCACACCTGCAGATGTTTGGCTGGGAAGCTAGTCTTGAAGATGATGATGTATTATAacaacaacaagaagaagaatagaatAGAATAGAAAACATTTTATTTGACAAGCTACAGCTTCATGGTAACATCAAATGTCCAAAGTTACACAGAGTCAGGCAAAGAAAAATCTCTGCAACAGAAATCTATTAACGTATATTCTCGTGATAACAAAAATTTCATGTGTTTTTCATTTTATCGATAATGCTTGTCTGCTTATTGGGGTCTGAAGGATCAATTAGAAAGTTCAAAACATGTTTGAAGGTGTTCTGATGAGGGTGGCAGGAAGTATCAAGTGGGCCCAATGAACTATTTTACACCTGTCCTAGTTTTATAAGCATAATGGTAGCTTGATGCATCATTTCTTGCACCGAAGTTATACACCCTTGGCTGACCTAAAGGAATATGCTTTCAAGATAGCAAAAGGGCTCCACCAGTTATAGAAAAAGCATCAAGATCACTCTCAACAATAAAACTATTTACTTTTCGAACCAAAAAAAAGAGCCACTTTGCtaagaaagagagaaagcaatgaaaatttaattaaaatccaAAAGAATTTCGTCACTCTTATTGGATGATGCTAAAATCAGCACTGAGTTCAATGATGATTGAGGTAAAATGTTGCGAACCTTAGCCTGTTAAAAAAGAGGCTATCACCCAATTACTGTCCTAGCAATCCGAGGTTCTGGGAGGGGTAAACCAGAGATAGACCTAACCTTTGCCCTCCTTTTTGCATAAAGTGGCTGCCCCAGGACTCAAACGTGCGCCATTGCACTTGTTAGCCCAAGCCTTTTACTATTGCAGCAAGCAATGCCCCCCTGCTAACCTTAACTTTTTATTACACCAAAACTCCTTCGCATATTGGTTGCTTAAAAATAGGACTCCTAACTTGTCTGCATACCTCACCTAGAAAAGATTCAGAAGTCAGATGACAAGTACTCACATGACAAGTGATTTACATTAACAATTTAAAAATCGGCCAAACTAGGTACAACATAacattaaagaaataaaaataaagattaaaAAATGGACCCATACTTGACTCCTAATagtaatttgatatatttttcatTCTTTCTCTTTTCCTAGTCTTCATTCTCTTTGTTctattcttcattttcttttgtaCAAAGGATCACTTCAAGCTTTTATCCAAATCAAGGTAATGTCTCATTTTGCATCAATTAATTCTTCTGTGTGAAGGATCACCCCAAGTTTTTATCTTCCTTGTTTATTTCATTTTGGAGGTGCTTTTGTATCTTGCATGTTAATGCCTCTCTTAAGATTATTACAGGATACATGTTTTTTTTAACCAACATTTATAAGACCCTGGTGCGTTGGAAGTTGCTCAGATTTTTATATTGACAATGGTAATGCTTTATTGTTGCCAGTGATATTAAACAGCCAATAGGGATGAATTAGTTAGAATATGTtatcatattttttgaatttggatAACAATGTATGTTGTTGCTGGATTATGTAAAGATAATATTCTATATCAAGAAATTTCTGGGGAATTTTGTGTTTGTCAAATCTTATTAACACTTGTAATTTTGCACCACAAAATTTGACTTGATATTGAAAACATTACCTTGATTTGCCGTATTAGTCTCGACACTTGGAACATTTGGAGGTGGATCCTGTGATACGTAAAGATTCTTAATGCATTTATGAgcacttaaaaataatttattattcatGAAGATTTGCCAGCAAACAAAGAAACTAGCAATAAAGTAAAAGTAAAATAAGTAGACATATGGGGAAAACTTTACAGGCACATGGCGGAAGGCTTCATCAATTTCCTCCTTTGTTAGCCCCTTCTTTTCAAGGAAAGAGCGCCTGTAAATGACTGGGGAACCACTTACTTTTggatgtgataaaaatttaatagcATTCTGCACTTGCTCCTCCCTCACTGGTTCTGAGATTGCAAAAACTGGTCTTCCCAAGGATTCATTAGCAGCCACATCTTGTTTGATATCTTGTCCACCTTCCTCCACTGGTTTTGACAAGTCAGGGCCTAAAATCAGCAAATTAAGATATGGTTAGTGTTATTAACTATTAAAGGCAGTACATCTTGTTTCCTACAAAAGATAATGGGAATTAATATATGCGTTGACTTGTGTGTATCTTCCAACAAGCAGCACCAGCTTAAAGCTACTAAAACAAACAGAAACTGATACTAACTGAATGCTTTCATTGCTCATGACTGGCACCAGCTGTAATAACAGGTAAAAACCATCCTAGAATTCAACATGCCAGGAATACTGCCATGTCTACCAGGGCCAGGGGAATTTCATCCTTTCTTGAATTCTTCCCACCTTTCTGGTGATATTTAACATATCTCCCATGTAGTTTATTCCATGTGTATTAAATTGTACAGAATTTAGTGACACGTGACTGCTATATCAAGATAATTCTATAGGGGGTAAAATAACAACTCTATGAGACAGAACAAAGGGATGAGGAGGGTGGGACTAGCAAGAGGATGCGAATGTAATGTAGACATAGGTCTATGTTCTTACCTGGATGAAGTAATAATaaattgataatatatatatacacatctaTGTGCATGTATATCTATGTATCCGTCTCTTATTCAGACTTGAGGCTTCCATGTCAACTCCCAAAGAAATCAAAGTAACTGTGGGCAACTTGCCTCTGcttaaatttacataaatatttattaatagggGAGTAATAGTGATAGAACCAATAGAAGTCCTTGAAATTACTAACAAATCCAGttttttgagttttggaggaaTGTAGCAAGGGTAGTGATTTAGTAGCTATCATTGTCAAATAGGATGCATGACAGATTCTCAGTTGTGATGAACTAACAAACAGAGGATTTATTAAAGTTCAGATGAAGTAATTTGTTTAACAATACAAAATAGATCAAAACAAGTGGAACGAATCCACAAAATTGGTTTGTACAGCAGCAATCTCCACATTTTAAGACCTTATTTCAGCATTAGTCTAATTACTATGATGTGCCAAATTGAATGAATAGGAACAAATTAAATTCATGTTTTGTCCAGTCTAGTCTTGAAGCCCTATTACCAGCAATGTCGATTACTTCAGCAACCCTCCCTAAATGTATAAACCCCATTTTTTCGATTCGTACTAATTTAAGCAGAGTATAAGCTGTAGGTCAGACTGCTACGGAAATAGTAATAACCCATCTTCAATCACTTTCACCCCCTTTCACTATCCATTTCATATCTGTTTCAAGATTTTGATTTGTTATCACATCTATTTGTATTTAGACAAATATAAGCAGACAAGATCCAATCACGGACTGATGATGTGAGATTACAAATAGAGAAAGAAACAAGTAGAACTATGAAATAAAGAGGAAAGATGcaagaaataaactggaaagcAGCGAAGACCTCGAATCCCAGAAGAATTATATCAGAGCAAAGAGGATATCAGGAGCAAGAAAAAGGAAGCGATCAACGGGGAGGCGAAGATTTCACCTGGATTCTGGCGACTGTCACCAGTTGGAGAAGAAGCGCCGGATTGGGTCGACATTCCCACTTCCGAGCGACCTACCAATTGCCGAGAGGTAGAGAGGAACTTACGGCGATGGTCAAGAGCAACGTCTAAGGAATGGGGCGCGTAGTCGAGACTCGAGCGAAAAAGAACCCAAAGAACCCAAACGAAAAGGGTGCAACTCGaaacataaaatatatatatagatagagagCCAAGAAGACAAAACGGGTGTTTCCGGACATCCATAATATCGGATTAGAGtgctttatttaaataatttaaaaaaaattatttataaaaataatttaatttttaatttatttattaaaataatataaattttataaaatactattttgaatgacattttatGATATCCACGTCACCACCTCTTTTCCACCCTTTTTCCACAtgaacgacaaaaaaaaaaaaactcgccatttgaaatggcgttttcaaaaattataattttaaattttaaaaaaatgataataataaaaattataattttaaattttaaaaaaataaaaattttgattttgattcaaataaaaatcatcatttcaaattagtatctccatttcaaattatctttttaaaaaaaatatttaaaaaaattattataaaaaaataaaaaaatattattaaaaaatataaaaaataaaaattataattttaaattttaataaaataaaaattttaattttaattcaaataaaaatcatcatttcaaattaaaatcttcttttcaaattaatttttttaaaaaaataccataaaagaagaaaaacataagaaaaaataaaaattataattttaaatttaaaaaaataaaaatttaattttaattcaaataaaaaatatcatttcaaattacttttcccatttcaaattattttttttaaaaaatatcttaataaattaaaataataaaaaatataataaaaaaaaaaaaaatgagaaataatgaaaaaaataaaaattttaattttaattttaaaaaattaaaaattttaattttaattcaaataaaaatatcatttcaaattactttccccatttaaaattaattttttaaaaaatatttcaaacaaaggaaaaaaatacctaaaaaatgccaaaaagagaaaaaatgggagaaaaataaattataattttaaattataaaaaaaataaaattttaatttgaattctaaaaaaattaaaaaataaaaaatatcataaaaaagtgaaaaaaaataaaaaaataagaaaaaaataaaaattataattataaatttaaaaaataaaaattttaactttaattcaaataaaaaaaattatcatttaaaattactatctctattttaaattaattttttattaaaaaatcacataaaaataactaaaaaataaaaaaattaaaataatataaaaaataaaaaaaaaattaaaattaaaataaaaatgtcaaaggaaatggcatttttgaaaacgccattcctTTTGGCGTTTTTGTAGCTTAAGACCCCAAAAAAaaaccctctctcttctccctcttctctggcgtctccctcttctctgcctcttccttctctccggcggcacggcggcggtgagctccctcttctctctttcctcttcctatctctctctccttcttctctccctcttcctctctttctctccctctttttccttgaccCGTCGGTGACAGACGGTCGGCGGCGGGCTCGCGCGCCCCCCATGTGGTTAGTCGGTCGGTGGGCCGACGACGGCcaccccgcccctccccttcccttggccggccgccctctctctttcctcttcctctctccctcttccttccctcttcctctctctctccctctttttccttggctcgCCGGCGACGGGCCCGCGCGCCCCCCCATTTCATTGGTCCACCGGCGGGCCGACGGTGGCCACCccaccctccccttcccttggccggccgctCGCCCCTTCCCTTCTCTTGGCCGGCCGCCCCGCCCCATCCCCACCCGCGGCGGCCCCTCCCCAGCGGTGGCGGCCCCACAGCGGGCCCCCGACGACGGCCTTGCGGTGGCCCCCCGATGATGGGCCCTCGACGGTGGCCCGTGCGGCCCTGCGGTGCCCTTCTAtttcgatctttttattttttatttttatctcattattttttattttttatttttatctcattagattcagatttattttaaaattcgattcgatcttaatttaaaaattttaaaatatattatatttcataaaaatatagacCTGTTAGTTGatcaatgtaggatattctacgatatccatataaaatatatatttgattatatatttttatacgggtaccataaaatatatacattgatcaattgattgttcaGTTTGGACAAATTgagaattatatttaattctatagataattatattattcgaacgatatgcagagggttcgaaaaaaattttagacagtatttttctttagttcttctcacacattttcagtcgtgtggggagaactaagaaaaaatatgatcaaaatttttttcggtccctgttgcgtatcgtttgattaatgtaattaacctatagaattaatgcaatttccAAATagaataggatctatctgtacctatttgttgatgatatgatacatttatcatgtaaatcttttgaaataataaaataattagtaatactaaattttttgattttaattttatcatagatttttctaagaaaatgaccagtactcgagttcgtgtacgattgtattatgatggcatgatatagaatgatgaaactggtgtgcagtacagtcaccctgcaaatcagATGATtaaagtatcttcatcattatcatgtcaagaattattggaccatttatacagcaatattcctgtagataaagaaaaatatgaaataaaattgaaataaaaatctcctaatctgtcgggacagttaatgcagagcaaatatatcttagttccaattgatgatgataaagatgtcgaagaaatgctgatctttcttttgaaatattcagaatgtcaattttagaattatatattgaaaaaaaagatgtaccgagctttggatactatagtcagCTTTTAACTCAAGCCGACAATATtattgggccttcctcacctttcgtaactcctatggtgcaaaccgatagtgttgaggcaatatttgcagaacaacattctactactgccggccctagttgtccaattattcaaagtcctatgATGACTTCTCCTggatcttctgctatggtgacttctcctttgctagaagtagtggtaagtgcaggagacgacactcatataggaaacgatgactggatagtcggtggaataaattctgataatctagactttgagtcagatgaaagtgaagatgaagattattggatggatgaggacagtagcagtaatgatggtgaagatgagaatgatgatgaagatgttcagcctaATATTAATATGGGAGAACCTCAATCTCGTTTGTACGAacccttataattttttaacggtataaatttagatgatggtggttgtgttagtgctggtcgaagattgaactctgactatcagttttgagactcctcgatgactgaattttctaaagatctaatgtttgagagtaaagattatgtcaggagagctgttgatctttatcacattatgaagcatcggacatacaatgtagttcagtctcattcgaaattatggtccgtatgatgcgcatcatcagataatgttcaaaattataaatagagGCTTCGTGCtgtattgttgaaaaaatatagatattttcaaatcataaaatatgaggatcctcatacttgtttgtttacgagattgagtcgagaccacaaatatatcagtggaaggatgattggcacactagtccgatATATTATTGAGAAAGATCTCGATGTTAAAGTTGGagctattgtggcaaccgttaatgatcaattttaatatacagtgtcatacaggaaagcatggtgtggaaagcagaaagtattgattgatatttatagagaatgggagacatcttatgctaaattatcctattatatggctgtacttcaatatgcaaatctcggtacagttgtttcatgaaattttttcaaactacGAATTCCAATGTccaagttttaaattatattttctaagctttcaaaccatctattcAGGATTTTACGCACTGCtatcctgtaatcagcattgatggcacgcacttgtatggaaagtttaaaggtaagatgttaattgcaacaggaattgatgcaaagaatgggatattttcattaacatatgcaattgtggatgaagagacgactgcaagttgaagttggtttcttttccagctcagaacacatatcgtcaaagatagaaatggaatatgcttaatttctgacaggcatccaggtatattaaatgccatcgcaaatgagtctattggatggattcCACCATATGTCTATCACCaatactgcttaagacatatctgcagtaatttcaacactcattttaaaaatatacgactgaaaagagcagtatgacaagcaggaagcactcatcaagtttgcaagttcaactttatcatgggtagaatcagaacag
Coding sequences within it:
- the LOC105047152 gene encoding peroxisomal membrane protein PEX14 yields the protein MSTQSGASSPTGDSRQNPGPDLSKPVEEGGQDIKQDVAANESLGRPVFAISEPVREEQVQNAIKFLSHPKVSGSPVIYRRSFLEKKGLTKEEIDEAFRHVPDPPPNVPSVETNTANQGVHLQVPSQTLQPSPAPVGGVIMAPSLQQTRFHWSHAFLAVGVLAASGAGTALFCKNVIIPRLKIWIRKVVAEENDVKKDEISRSGLAEEAAEAAKAAASAAAIAAKASQELLNAKNEEKGYFEAFMGMLDVQVEEMKSLGNAICKLERKREVIKSQDEDKSWNRTTNSSWSKSHVSQSDPSASITPSKHAKVNGAQMVDFGAVRPSSEPASMEPTMPPHPKSFFEIMEMVQRGEKPPNIKEINDMPPNPNQPIPRPLMAPRVKPWECTQQAQQRPIDGLQSQASSQGVSSEVKEDNSQRYGRFSDGSEVLGRRKTVRITEIESEADEPKQFSHRMGANEHPNYPVWVPPQPPSIVMPQAAAAIRQPKSSIQIQESGSERSAAHFDNGKHQEVRASDLAAESESSGIVVTHMNQAGKEEQEVGIEVMGPNTSDQF